One genomic region from Frateuria soli encodes:
- the asnB gene encoding asparagine synthase B — protein sequence MCGIFGMFDLAPGDDLAALRRQALELSQRQRHRGPDWSGVFVDAGAILVHERLAIVDPASGAQPLRSRDGTLALAVNGEIYNHGELRLGSGYDFTTGSDCEVINALYREGGDPAAWIARLNGIFAFALWDGAAHRYLLARDPLGVCPLYWGHDAAGRLCAASEMKALAGVCADVAVFPPGHVFDSATGELRRYYERPWRAYGAVQGRAPGDLRVALEQAVQRQLMSDVPYGVLLSGGLDSSLVAACAARFARERVEDGGQSEAWWPRLHSFAIGLEGSPDLAAAQLAAEALGTVHHGFVYTFWEGLDVLPEVIRHIESYDVTTVRASTPMFLLARRIKAMGVKMVLSGEGSDELFGGYLYFHKAPSAEAFHEETVRKLDALHRYDCLRANKAMMAWGVEARVPFLDLAFVEAAMGFDARHKMAGQGRIEKAVLREAFAGALPEAILWRQKEQFSDGVGYGWIDGLKAHAGQAVSDREFAAAGARWPHNTPATKEAYLYRALFEKFFPGEACAATVPGGKSIACSSSAALAWDPSFAGRADPSGRAVEGIHAQALSPASLATM from the coding sequence ATGTGCGGAATTTTCGGAATGTTCGACCTGGCGCCGGGCGACGACCTGGCCGCGCTGCGCCGGCAGGCGCTGGAGTTGTCCCAGCGCCAGCGGCATCGCGGGCCGGACTGGTCCGGCGTGTTCGTCGATGCGGGCGCGATCCTCGTGCACGAGCGCCTGGCCATCGTCGACCCGGCCAGCGGCGCGCAGCCGCTGCGCTCGCGCGATGGCACGCTGGCGCTGGCGGTCAACGGCGAGATCTACAACCACGGCGAACTGCGTCTGGGCAGCGGCTACGACTTCACCACCGGTTCCGATTGCGAGGTGATCAACGCGCTCTATCGCGAAGGCGGCGACCCGGCCGCGTGGATCGCCCGCCTCAACGGCATCTTTGCCTTCGCCCTGTGGGACGGCGCCGCGCACCGTTACCTCCTCGCGCGCGACCCGCTCGGCGTCTGCCCGCTGTACTGGGGCCACGACGCGGCCGGGCGGTTGTGCGCGGCTTCCGAGATGAAGGCGCTGGCAGGCGTGTGCGCCGACGTGGCGGTGTTCCCGCCGGGCCACGTGTTTGACAGCGCCACCGGCGAGCTGCGTCGCTACTACGAGCGTCCCTGGCGTGCCTACGGGGCAGTGCAGGGCAGGGCGCCGGGCGACCTGCGCGTGGCACTGGAACAGGCGGTCCAGCGCCAGTTGATGTCCGACGTCCCGTACGGCGTGCTGCTCTCCGGCGGGCTGGATTCCTCGCTGGTGGCGGCCTGCGCCGCGCGCTTCGCCCGCGAACGCGTCGAGGATGGTGGACAGAGCGAAGCCTGGTGGCCGCGCCTGCATTCCTTCGCCATCGGCCTGGAAGGCTCGCCGGACCTGGCCGCCGCGCAACTGGCCGCAGAGGCCCTGGGCACCGTGCACCACGGCTTCGTCTACACCTTCTGGGAAGGGCTGGACGTGCTGCCGGAGGTGATCCGCCACATCGAAAGCTACGACGTCACCACCGTGCGCGCCTCCACGCCGATGTTCCTGCTGGCGCGGCGCATCAAGGCGATGGGCGTGAAGATGGTGCTCTCGGGCGAGGGCTCCGACGAACTGTTCGGCGGCTACCTCTACTTCCACAAGGCGCCCTCGGCCGAAGCCTTCCACGAGGAAACCGTACGCAAGCTCGATGCCTTGCACCGCTACGACTGCCTGCGCGCGAACAAGGCGATGATGGCCTGGGGCGTGGAGGCGCGGGTGCCGTTCCTTGACCTGGCGTTTGTCGAGGCGGCAATGGGTTTCGACGCGCGCCACAAGATGGCCGGCCAGGGCCGCATTGAAAAGGCGGTACTGCGCGAAGCCTTCGCCGGCGCGCTGCCCGAGGCCATCCTGTGGCGTCAGAAGGAGCAGTTCAGCGACGGCGTGGGCTACGGCTGGATCGACGGGCTCAAGGCGCACGCCGGGCAGGCGGTGAGCGACCGCGAGTTCGCCGCCGCGGGCGCGCGCTGGCCGCACAACACGCCGGCGACCAAGGAGGCCTATCTCTATCGCGCGCTGTTCGAGAAGTTCTTCCCCGGCGAGGCTTGCGCGGCGACGGTGCCCGGCGGCAAGTCGATCGCCTGCTCCTCGTCCGCGGCACTGGCGTGGGACCCGTCCTTCGCCGGACGCGCCGATCCTTCGGGACGTGCGGTGGAGGGTATCCATGCGCAGGCGCTGTCGCCCGCATCCCTCGCCACCATGTAG
- a CDS encoding STAS/SEC14 domain-containing protein, which produces MIEQMTDLPAGALGFTARGKVTAADYENVFVPDVEAAFALNRKLRLLYHVGPDFTGFDPGAMWDDTKLGFRHWSGWERIALVTDVNWLRLVARTMGFTVPGEFRLYRNEQLAEAKAWVSESFREHHA; this is translated from the coding sequence ATGATCGAGCAGATGACCGACCTCCCCGCCGGCGCGCTGGGTTTCACCGCGCGCGGCAAGGTGACCGCGGCCGACTACGAGAACGTGTTCGTGCCGGACGTGGAGGCAGCCTTCGCGCTCAATCGCAAGTTGCGGCTGCTCTACCACGTCGGTCCGGACTTCACCGGCTTCGATCCGGGTGCCATGTGGGACGACACCAAGCTGGGCTTCCGCCACTGGAGCGGCTGGGAGCGCATCGCGCTGGTGACCGACGTCAACTGGTTGCGGCTGGTGGCCCGCACCATGGGCTTCACCGTGCCCGGCGAGTTCCGCCTGTACCGCAACGAGCAGCTGGCCGAGGCCAAGGCCTGGGTCAGCGAATCGTTCCGCGAACACCACGCCTGA
- the recJ gene encoding single-stranded-DNA-specific exonuclease RecJ: MSTPTLRRREPAGAPAGWSEAVHPVLRQVYAARGVLHPGQAEHRLRHLLAPQSLGGLDRAVALLIEAIAGDWSIVVAGDYDCDGATGTAVAVRGLRLLGARRVDYVIPNRFVHGYGLSPALVASLEPAPQLIVTVDNGVASIAGVAAAKARGIRVIVTDHHLPGERLPAADALVNPNVLEVRACGHGEPACETCAGEARMNQGFPSRALAGVGVMFYLLLAVRAKLYPCDRPDREDGKAASHGRAPHKSDRPDLSSLLDLVALGTVADLVPLDFNNRVLVEAGIHRIRSGRACPGITALVEAGRRSLAGVCASDLGYAVGPRLNAAGRLEDMRLGVECLLTDDPVQARGLAERLSAINQERRELQEAMVAEAEAMIGALGLEGMGERTGVSLYEPTWHAGVVGLVASKLKERLHRPVIAFAPADEDRPGELRGSARSIAGFHVRDALAAIDARLPGLIERFGGHAMAAGLSLKAADYPRFAEAFDAIAREWLDEERLQAVLYTDGELPPGNFTLDLARQLRDGGPWGQGFPEPLFDNLFECAQWRLMGERHWRLSLRDPRDGAVHEAVMFNVRASAPPPRLRAVYELTINEWQGRESARLLVRHVEPA, from the coding sequence ATGAGCACGCCAACCCTGCGCCGCCGGGAGCCGGCCGGTGCTCCCGCGGGCTGGAGCGAGGCAGTCCACCCGGTACTGCGCCAGGTCTATGCGGCACGCGGCGTGCTGCATCCGGGGCAGGCCGAACACCGCTTGCGGCACCTGCTTGCGCCGCAGTCGCTGGGCGGGCTCGATCGCGCCGTGGCGCTGTTGATCGAGGCGATCGCGGGCGACTGGTCGATCGTCGTCGCCGGCGACTACGACTGTGATGGCGCGACCGGCACAGCCGTGGCCGTGCGCGGGCTGCGCCTGCTCGGCGCGCGGCGGGTGGATTACGTGATCCCCAACCGCTTCGTGCACGGCTACGGCCTGAGCCCCGCGCTGGTCGCCTCGCTCGAGCCCGCGCCGCAGTTGATCGTCACCGTCGACAACGGCGTGGCCAGCATCGCGGGCGTCGCAGCGGCCAAGGCGCGCGGCATCCGCGTGATCGTCACCGACCACCACCTGCCGGGCGAACGGTTGCCGGCCGCCGACGCGCTGGTCAATCCCAACGTGCTCGAAGTGCGCGCCTGCGGGCATGGCGAGCCGGCATGCGAAACCTGCGCCGGCGAGGCGCGCATGAACCAGGGCTTCCCCAGCCGCGCGCTCGCCGGTGTCGGCGTGATGTTCTACCTGCTGCTCGCGGTCCGGGCGAAACTCTACCCGTGCGATCGTCCTGATCGCGAAGACGGGAAAGCGGCCAGCCATGGCCGCGCGCCTCACAAGAGCGACCGGCCCGATCTTTCCTCGCTGCTGGACCTGGTCGCGCTGGGCACCGTGGCCGACCTGGTGCCGCTGGACTTCAACAACCGCGTGCTGGTCGAGGCGGGCATCCACCGCATCCGCAGCGGCCGCGCCTGCCCGGGCATCACTGCGTTGGTGGAGGCGGGCAGGCGCAGCCTGGCCGGTGTCTGCGCCAGCGACCTGGGCTACGCCGTGGGCCCGCGCCTCAACGCCGCGGGACGGCTGGAGGACATGCGGCTGGGGGTCGAATGCCTGCTGACCGACGATCCGGTGCAGGCGCGTGGGCTGGCCGAACGACTGAGCGCCATCAACCAGGAACGACGCGAGCTGCAGGAAGCGATGGTCGCCGAGGCCGAGGCGATGATCGGCGCGCTGGGGCTGGAGGGCATGGGCGAGCGCACCGGCGTGAGCCTTTACGAGCCGACCTGGCATGCGGGCGTGGTCGGGCTGGTGGCTTCCAAGCTGAAGGAGCGGCTGCACCGTCCGGTGATCGCCTTTGCACCGGCCGACGAGGATCGGCCCGGGGAGCTGCGCGGCTCCGCACGCTCCATCGCCGGCTTCCACGTGCGCGACGCCCTGGCCGCGATCGATGCGCGCCTGCCCGGGCTGATCGAGCGTTTCGGCGGCCATGCCATGGCCGCGGGCCTGAGCCTGAAGGCCGCCGATTACCCGCGCTTCGCCGAGGCCTTCGACGCCATCGCGCGCGAGTGGCTGGACGAGGAACGCCTGCAAGCCGTGCTCTACACCGACGGCGAACTGCCGCCGGGCAACTTCACGCTGGACCTCGCGCGCCAGTTGCGCGACGGCGGACCGTGGGGACAGGGTTTTCCCGAACCGCTGTTCGACAACCTGTTCGAGTGCGCGCAATGGCGCCTGATGGGCGAGCGGCACTGGCGCCTGAGCCTGCGCGATCCGCGCGACGGCGCCGTGCACGAGGCGGTGATGTTCAACGTGCGCGCTTCCGCGCCGCCGCCGCGACTGCGGGCGGTGTACGAGCTGACGATCAACGAGTGGCAGGGACGCGAGAGTGCACGGCTGCTGGTGCGTCACGTCGAACCGGCCTGA
- a CDS encoding phosphoglycerate mutase, with protein MSVELWLPALARFEPAHPLRPLLARADRLDDGPRGYLAGLTAWFEAPQPLPAGALTRELATGDAGDALWMCADPAWVEPDMNGARLLACGRMQLTAAEAAALAEPLAPLFGEQGMRLELTSPDRWHLRLPGDMAVPAFPAPEQALGENLLQHLPQGTEGRRWRILQNDIQVLLHQHPLNAQRRAAGQPPVNSLWLWGAGTLPATVATPLRGVVSDDPLLRALAARAGIEHRVRTPTPGSRETAAPGMAPTDAAAHWLIDLQDLPAQVIADAWWPMIHTLARQRPLHLSFASAERWELRPWHRWRFWRGNRA; from the coding sequence ATGAGCGTGGAACTGTGGCTGCCCGCGCTCGCTCGCTTCGAGCCCGCGCATCCCTTGCGCCCCCTGCTGGCGCGTGCCGACCGTCTGGACGATGGCCCGCGGGGGTACCTGGCCGGTTTGACCGCCTGGTTCGAGGCCCCGCAACCGCTGCCCGCCGGTGCGCTCACCCGGGAACTGGCGACAGGCGATGCCGGTGACGCCCTCTGGATGTGTGCCGATCCGGCATGGGTCGAGCCGGACATGAACGGTGCACGGCTGCTCGCCTGCGGGCGGATGCAGCTCACGGCCGCGGAGGCCGCTGCGCTTGCCGAACCCCTCGCGCCGCTGTTCGGGGAACAGGGTATGCGGCTGGAGCTGACCTCTCCCGATCGCTGGCACCTGCGCCTGCCGGGGGACATGGCCGTGCCGGCGTTTCCCGCGCCGGAACAGGCGCTGGGTGAAAACCTGCTGCAACACCTGCCGCAGGGCACCGAAGGGCGTCGCTGGCGGATCCTGCAGAACGACATCCAGGTGCTGCTGCACCAGCATCCGTTGAACGCGCAACGTCGCGCCGCCGGGCAGCCACCCGTCAACAGCCTGTGGCTATGGGGGGCGGGAACGTTGCCTGCAACCGTGGCGACCCCGCTGCGGGGCGTGGTCAGTGACGACCCACTGCTGCGGGCGCTCGCCGCCAGGGCGGGCATCGAGCACCGCGTGCGCACGCCCACGCCCGGTTCGCGGGAAACGGCCGCCCCGGGCATGGCTCCGACGGACGCGGCGGCCCACTGGCTGATCGATCTCCAGGACCTTCCGGCGCAGGTGATCGCCGATGCGTGGTGGCCGATGATCCATACGCTTGCCCGCCAGCGCCCGCTGCACCTGAGCTTCGCCAGCGCCGAGCGCTGGGAACTTCGCCCGTGGCATCGCTGGCGCTTCTGGCGCGGCAACCGCGCATGA
- a CDS encoding ABC-F family ATP-binding cassette domain-containing protein: protein MIAFRHFALRRGSRLLLSDIDLTIQSGWRLGVIGRNGCGKSSLFAALQGRLESDAGELDLPARLRLASVAQETPALPDAALDYVLGGDEEVAAALREEASAQDRGDAEAMARAHHRIEELHGYDARARAGRLLHGLGFAPETHERAVKEFSGGWRVRLNLARALMAPSDLLLLDEPTNHLDLDAVLWLEEWLRRYQGTLLVISHDREFLDAATSHTLHLHEGGARLYTGNYSAFERLRAEQLRQQQIAHEREQTERAHLQSFVDRFKAKASKAKQAQSRMKRLEKLAGTEAVRAERPFRFQFAVPERLPDSMLQLEEVSAGYASVLPLPPGERAGVRGGAGGDVRSEQPSMESDASLGRSSQPSPRGGEGANAALTGESYRQEAVILGDVRFRLDAGERIGLLGPNGAGKSTLVKTLVGELSPLAGERKAHKDLKIGYFAQHTVESLREGASPFDHLQDKAPGVAAQVLRDFLGGWNFAGDRAFESVDGFSGGERARLALALIAWDKPNLLLLDEPTNHLDLDMREALADALADFDGALVLVSHDRHLLGLVCDSFWRVADGAVEPFDGDLDDYARWLRSRGAAVKKANEPAAPIESPADRRRAAAAQREQDKVAKARVRKIEARVAAIDADLAALDAKLADPATYNGPTAELMKLGQRQADLRREKEALEAEWLELYEQLEAASA from the coding sequence ATGATTGCGTTCCGCCATTTCGCCCTCCGCCGCGGCAGCCGCCTGCTGTTGTCCGACATCGATCTCACCATCCAGAGCGGTTGGCGCCTGGGCGTGATCGGTCGCAACGGCTGCGGCAAGTCCAGCCTGTTCGCCGCCCTGCAGGGACGGCTGGAATCCGATGCGGGCGAACTGGACCTGCCAGCCAGGCTGCGGCTGGCCTCGGTGGCGCAGGAGACGCCCGCGCTGCCGGACGCCGCGCTGGACTACGTGCTCGGCGGCGACGAGGAAGTCGCCGCCGCCCTGCGCGAGGAGGCCAGCGCCCAGGACCGCGGCGATGCCGAGGCGATGGCCCGCGCCCACCACCGCATCGAGGAGCTGCACGGCTACGACGCCCGCGCCCGCGCCGGCCGCCTGTTGCACGGGCTGGGCTTCGCGCCGGAAACCCACGAGCGGGCGGTAAAGGAGTTTTCCGGCGGCTGGCGCGTGCGCCTGAACCTGGCGCGGGCGCTGATGGCGCCGTCCGACCTGCTGTTGCTGGACGAGCCGACCAACCACCTGGACCTGGACGCGGTGCTGTGGCTGGAGGAATGGCTGCGCCGCTACCAGGGCACCTTGCTGGTGATCTCGCACGACCGCGAGTTCCTGGACGCGGCCACATCGCACACGCTGCACCTGCATGAGGGCGGCGCGCGACTCTACACCGGCAACTACAGTGCCTTCGAGCGCCTGCGCGCCGAACAGTTGCGCCAGCAGCAGATCGCGCACGAGCGCGAACAGACCGAACGCGCGCACCTGCAGTCGTTCGTCGACCGCTTCAAGGCCAAGGCCAGCAAGGCCAAGCAGGCGCAGTCGCGCATGAAGCGCCTGGAGAAGCTGGCCGGTACCGAAGCCGTGCGCGCCGAGCGGCCGTTCCGGTTCCAGTTCGCGGTGCCGGAGCGGTTGCCCGACTCGATGTTGCAACTGGAAGAGGTGTCGGCGGGCTACGCATCTGTGCTCCCTCTCCCCCCCGGGGAGAGGGCTGGGGTGAGGGGCGGGGCGGGCGGGGATGTCCGTTCAGAGCAGCCTTCGATGGAGTCTGACGCAAGCCTTGGCCGCTCATCCCAACCTTCTCCCCGAGGGGGAGAAGGGGCGAACGCCGCCCTTACGGGCGAGAGCTATCGTCAGGAAGCGGTCATCCTGGGGGACGTGCGCTTCAGGCTTGACGCCGGCGAGCGCATCGGCCTGCTCGGCCCCAACGGCGCCGGCAAGTCCACGCTGGTCAAGACCCTGGTCGGCGAGTTGTCGCCGCTGGCGGGCGAACGCAAGGCGCACAAGGACCTGAAGATCGGTTACTTCGCCCAGCACACGGTCGAAAGCCTGCGCGAGGGCGCGAGCCCGTTCGACCACCTGCAGGACAAGGCACCGGGCGTGGCCGCGCAGGTGCTGCGCGACTTCCTCGGCGGATGGAATTTCGCCGGCGACCGCGCGTTCGAGTCGGTCGACGGCTTCTCCGGTGGCGAGCGCGCGCGCCTGGCGCTGGCGCTGATCGCCTGGGACAAGCCCAACCTGCTCCTGCTCGACGAGCCGACCAATCACCTTGACCTGGACATGCGCGAGGCATTGGCCGACGCGCTGGCCGACTTCGACGGCGCGCTGGTACTGGTCTCGCACGATCGCCACCTGCTCGGGCTGGTCTGCGACAGCTTCTGGCGCGTGGCCGACGGTGCCGTCGAGCCGTTCGACGGCGACCTGGACGATTACGCCCGCTGGCTGCGCTCGCGTGGCGCGGCCGTAAAGAAGGCCAACGAGCCGGCGGCGCCCATCGAGTCGCCTGCCGACCGCCGTCGCGCCGCGGCCGCACAACGGGAACAGGACAAGGTTGCGAAGGCGCGGGTCAGGAAGATCGAGGCACGCGTCGCGGCGATCGATGCCGACCTGGCCGCCCTCGATGCGAAACTGGCCGACCCGGCCACCTACAACGGCCCCACCGCGGAGCTGATGAAACTCGGTCAGCGCCAGGCCGACCTGCGCCGCGAAAAGGAAGCGCTCGAAGCCGAGTGGCTCGAACTGTACGAACAACTGGAGGCCGCCAGCGCATGA
- a CDS encoding agmatine deiminase family protein, with product MTSSPNLRLPAEWEPQDAVLIAWPYEGTDWAARLAEVETTYTALAAAATRFQPLVVIVADEGVRAAAERALRGAGVDLERIRFVELPYDDTWLRDSGPITLVSAQGFQLTDFRFTGWGGKFGAEQDDALVAGLVAAGVFGPAAHERVDWALEGGGIESDGGATVLTTWRCLHQRHPEQTREAMDTILRESLHAPRVLWLDHGYLEGDDTDAHIDTLARFAPGDRIVFQACDDPTDPHHEELQRMAAELAELRTPEGEPYRLSPLPWPQPILDEGRRLAASYANYLVINGAVLVPAYGDAADEEAARVIGAAYPGRQVVQVPCRPLIWQNGSLHCITMQLPAGLLG from the coding sequence ATGACCTCCTCCCCCAACCTGCGCCTGCCAGCCGAATGGGAACCGCAGGATGCGGTGCTGATCGCCTGGCCGTATGAAGGCACCGACTGGGCCGCGCGCCTGGCCGAGGTGGAGACGACCTATACCGCCCTGGCCGCCGCGGCCACCCGCTTCCAGCCGCTGGTCGTGATCGTCGCGGACGAAGGCGTGCGCGCAGCGGCCGAACGCGCGCTGCGCGGCGCGGGCGTGGATCTGGAGCGCATCCGCTTCGTCGAGCTTCCCTACGACGACACCTGGCTGCGCGATTCGGGCCCGATCACGCTGGTCTCGGCGCAGGGCTTCCAGTTGACCGATTTCCGCTTCACCGGCTGGGGCGGCAAGTTCGGCGCCGAACAGGACGACGCGCTGGTCGCCGGCCTGGTCGCGGCGGGCGTGTTCGGCCCGGCCGCGCACGAGCGCGTGGACTGGGCGCTGGAAGGCGGCGGCATCGAGAGCGACGGCGGCGCCACCGTGCTCACCACCTGGCGCTGCCTGCACCAGCGCCACCCCGAACAGACACGCGAGGCGATGGACACGATCCTGCGCGAGAGCCTGCACGCACCGCGCGTGTTGTGGCTGGACCACGGCTACCTCGAGGGCGACGACACCGACGCCCACATCGACACCCTCGCCCGCTTCGCGCCGGGCGATCGCATCGTGTTCCAGGCCTGCGACGATCCGACGGATCCGCATCACGAGGAACTCCAGCGCATGGCCGCCGAGCTGGCCGAGCTGCGCACGCCCGAAGGCGAGCCGTACCGCCTTTCGCCGCTGCCCTGGCCCCAGCCGATCCTGGACGAAGGCCGCCGGCTGGCCGCCTCTTATGCGAACTACCTGGTGATCAACGGCGCCGTGCTGGTGCCCGCCTACGGCGATGCCGCCGACGAGGAGGCTGCCCGCGTCATCGGGGCGGCCTACCCGGGACGCCAGGTCGTGCAGGTGCCGTGCCGCCCGCTGATCTGGCAGAACGGCAGCCTGCACTGCATCACCATGCAACTGCCGGCCGGCTTGCTGGGCTGA
- a CDS encoding carbon-nitrogen hydrolase, whose protein sequence is MTGKTLKVALLQETNRGSRDANLDAIEAGLREAATAGARLVLLQELHNGPYFCQRECVDEFELAETIPGPGTERIGRLAAELGLVVVASIFEKRATGLYHNTAVVFDRSAAIAGKYRKMHIPDDPAFYEKFYFTPGDMGFEPIDTSVGRLGVLVCWDQWYPEAARLMALAGAQLLLYPTAIGWDPNDEQAEKDRQREAWVTVQRGHAVANGLPLLACNRTGYEADPSGVGAGIQFWGTSFVAGPQGEFLARAGTDGRELLVVDIDLERSEHVRRIWPFLRDRRIDAYGDLLRRYRD, encoded by the coding sequence ATGACCGGCAAGACACTCAAGGTGGCGCTGCTGCAGGAAACCAATCGCGGCAGCCGCGATGCGAACCTCGATGCGATCGAGGCCGGCCTGCGCGAAGCCGCCACAGCCGGCGCCCGGCTCGTGCTGTTGCAGGAGCTGCACAACGGGCCCTATTTCTGCCAGCGCGAGTGCGTGGACGAGTTCGAGCTGGCCGAAACCATCCCGGGCCCTGGCACCGAGCGCATCGGCAGGCTCGCCGCCGAGCTCGGGCTGGTCGTGGTCGCCTCGATCTTCGAGAAGCGCGCCACGGGGCTCTACCACAACACCGCCGTGGTCTTCGACCGTTCGGCGGCGATCGCCGGCAAGTACCGCAAGATGCACATCCCGGACGACCCGGCGTTCTACGAGAAGTTCTACTTCACGCCGGGCGACATGGGTTTCGAGCCGATCGACACCTCGGTGGGCCGCCTGGGCGTGTTGGTGTGCTGGGACCAGTGGTACCCCGAAGCCGCCCGGCTGATGGCGCTGGCCGGGGCCCAGTTGCTGCTCTATCCGACCGCGATCGGCTGGGACCCCAACGACGAGCAGGCCGAGAAGGACCGCCAGCGCGAAGCCTGGGTCACCGTGCAGCGCGGCCACGCCGTGGCCAACGGCTTGCCGCTGCTGGCCTGCAACCGCACCGGCTACGAGGCCGATCCGTCCGGCGTGGGCGCAGGCATCCAGTTCTGGGGCACCAGCTTCGTGGCCGGCCCGCAGGGCGAGTTCCTCGCCAGGGCGGGTACCGACGGGCGCGAATTGCTGGTGGTCGACATCGACCTGGAGCGCAGCGAGCACGTGCGGCGGATCTGGCCGTTCCTGCGCGACCGGCGCATCGATGCGTACGGCGACCTGCTCCGGCGCTATCGGGATTGA
- a CDS encoding TraB/GumN family protein, translating into MPLPDSDVALPDPLLDQPLERVTRDGVEYVVLGTAHVSRASVAAVEALVANEAFDAIAVELCPSRAEGMRNPDAFKQMDLFQVIRQGKVGMVAASLVLSSFQQRLAAQYGIQPGAEMKAAMDGAERANLPVWLIDREVGTTLKRAWRSVGTWARFGLLGGLVASVFEREQVDEKEIEKLKEGDLLESAFGEFAQNSAPLYNSLIGERDEYMAARLREQAQGAPAVRRVLVVIGAGHLKGLCAQLREQQEPPSRRIAELAKLPPKARWPKWLALGLVLLVFAAIAYAFHRNPSLGALALRNWVLFTGGCAALGALAAGGHPLSILAAFVAAPIKPFRPGIPAGGISAMAEAWIRRPRVADFESLRDDIAEWTGWWKNRVARTLLNFILVSAGTVIGEYAAGIQIFKSLF; encoded by the coding sequence ATGCCCCTTCCCGATTCCGACGTCGCCCTGCCCGACCCTTTGCTCGACCAGCCGCTGGAGCGCGTCACCCGCGACGGCGTGGAGTACGTGGTGCTGGGCACGGCGCACGTCTCGCGTGCCAGCGTGGCGGCGGTCGAGGCGCTAGTGGCCAACGAGGCGTTCGATGCGATCGCGGTGGAGCTCTGTCCCAGCCGCGCCGAAGGCATGCGCAATCCCGATGCCTTCAAGCAGATGGACCTGTTCCAGGTAATCCGCCAGGGCAAGGTCGGGATGGTGGCGGCGAGCCTGGTGCTGTCCTCCTTCCAGCAGCGGCTGGCGGCCCAGTACGGCATCCAGCCGGGCGCCGAAATGAAGGCCGCGATGGACGGCGCCGAGCGGGCCAACCTGCCGGTCTGGCTGATCGATCGCGAGGTCGGCACCACGCTCAAGCGCGCCTGGCGCAGCGTCGGCACGTGGGCGCGCTTCGGCCTGCTCGGTGGACTGGTCGCCAGCGTGTTCGAGCGCGAGCAGGTCGACGAGAAGGAGATCGAGAAGCTCAAGGAAGGCGACCTGCTGGAGAGCGCCTTCGGCGAGTTCGCGCAGAATTCGGCGCCGCTCTACAACAGCCTGATCGGCGAGCGCGACGAATACATGGCCGCGCGCCTGCGCGAACAGGCCCAGGGTGCGCCCGCCGTGCGCCGCGTGCTGGTGGTGATCGGCGCCGGCCACCTGAAAGGCCTGTGCGCACAGCTGCGCGAGCAGCAGGAGCCGCCCTCGCGGCGCATCGCGGAACTGGCAAAGCTGCCGCCCAAGGCGCGCTGGCCCAAGTGGCTGGCGCTGGGCCTGGTGCTGCTGGTGTTCGCGGCGATCGCCTACGCATTCCATCGCAACCCCTCGCTGGGCGCGCTGGCCCTGCGTAACTGGGTGCTGTTCACCGGCGGCTGCGCCGCGCTGGGCGCTTTGGCGGCAGGCGGGCATCCGCTGAGCATCCTGGCGGCCTTCGTCGCCGCGCCGATCAAGCCCTTCCGCCCGGGCATTCCCGCCGGCGGCATCAGCGCCATGGCCGAGGCCTGGATCCGCCGCCCGCGGGTGGCCGACTTCGAGAGCCTGCGCGACGACATCGCCGAATGGACGGGCTGGTGGAAGAACCGCGTGGCGCGGACCCTGCTCAACTTCATCCTGGTCAGCGCGGGCACCGTCATCGGCGAATACGCCGCCGGTATCCAGATCTTCAAGAGCCTGTTCTGA
- a CDS encoding c-type cytochrome produces MIRLQLLGLTVAAALLAAGTAHAAGDKANGRKLVYTCNGCHGIDGYTNAYPDYPVPKIAGQNEQYIINALHGYKTGDRTHPTMMAQAQSLSDQDIEDIAAYLSSLAK; encoded by the coding sequence ATGATTCGACTGCAACTGCTCGGCCTGACCGTGGCCGCAGCCCTCCTCGCCGCTGGCACCGCCCATGCCGCGGGCGACAAGGCCAACGGCCGCAAGCTGGTCTACACCTGCAACGGTTGCCACGGTATCGACGGCTACACCAATGCCTACCCGGACTATCCGGTGCCGAAGATCGCCGGGCAGAACGAGCAGTACATCATCAACGCGCTGCACGGCTACAAGACCGGCGACCGCACGCATCCGACCATGATGGCGCAGGCGCAGAGTCTGTCCGACCAGGACATCGAAGACATCGCCGCCTATCTCTCCAGCCTCGCCAAGTAA
- a CDS encoding c-type cytochrome encodes MKRALTLLFFGAVLALSSTALLAEGNVANGKTKAAACFACHGADGNAVDPQYPRLAGQYNLYLQQALHEYKDGRRNNPIMKGFVATLSDQDIEDVAAYFSSLPTKLHTLDGHIQGDK; translated from the coding sequence ATGAAGCGTGCGCTCACCCTGCTCTTCTTCGGCGCCGTGCTGGCGTTGTCCTCCACCGCGCTGCTGGCCGAAGGCAACGTCGCCAACGGCAAGACCAAGGCCGCGGCCTGCTTCGCCTGCCACGGTGCGGACGGCAACGCTGTCGACCCGCAGTACCCGCGCCTGGCCGGCCAGTACAACCTGTACCTGCAGCAGGCGCTGCACGAGTACAAGGATGGCCGTCGCAACAATCCGATCATGAAGGGCTTCGTCGCCACCCTGTCCGACCAGGACATCGAGGATGTCGCCGCCTACTTCTCCAGCCTGCCGACCAAGCTGCACACGCTGGACGGGCATATCCAGGGCGACAAGTAA